In one window of Mesorhizobium sp. B2-1-1 DNA:
- a CDS encoding MFS transporter — protein sequence MTFPIDRNTVALAGVCLASLLFGLEISSVPVILPKLETVLGADFKDLQWIMNAYTIACTTVLMATGTLADRLGRKRVMVGTTVAFGLASLLCGLATSASLLIIARFLQGLAGGAMFTCSVAVLSHQFQDGSERGKAFVAWSVVSGIGLGFGPAIGGLIVTLSSWQWVFLIHVPLAVLALAFIGAGVTESRDRNAQKLDRAGILTLSFAVFGFSYLITQGADLGAGARTGVASAAVLAFVAFLVAEKINPYPMFDFSVFRIRQFSGAIMGGIGMNFSYWPFIIYLPIYFSGVLGYDSTTTGLLLLVYTLPFMLMPSIAERLRARYQARVAIPLGLLTLGVGFIAMWIGSGLEGNWLTMLPGTLIAGIGIGLTNSPTTNTTTGSVPPDRAGMASGIDISARLITLAINIAVLGLLLTQGIVSYLRNAFGTAVDPNELRALAEKIAAGNLDGLAQYSPKLATLDPTGAIVHAALVNGFGWVMLYSGIGVLALAVISFAIFGPKHVAPQQRSGRPAQGAGEVRS from the coding sequence ATGACGTTTCCAATCGACCGAAACACCGTTGCTCTTGCGGGGGTCTGCCTCGCCTCGCTGCTGTTCGGCCTCGAAATCTCCAGCGTCCCGGTGATCCTGCCGAAACTGGAAACCGTGCTTGGCGCTGATTTCAAGGATCTGCAATGGATCATGAATGCCTACACCATTGCCTGCACCACGGTGTTGATGGCGACGGGGACATTGGCCGACCGTCTCGGCCGCAAACGCGTGATGGTGGGCACCACCGTCGCCTTTGGCCTCGCCTCCCTGCTATGCGGTCTCGCAACGAGCGCTTCGCTCCTTATCATCGCGCGCTTTCTGCAAGGCCTGGCGGGCGGAGCGATGTTTACCTGCAGCGTGGCGGTGTTGTCTCACCAGTTTCAAGACGGCAGTGAACGCGGCAAAGCCTTCGTCGCCTGGAGCGTCGTCTCGGGCATCGGGCTTGGCTTCGGCCCCGCCATTGGCGGATTGATTGTGACGCTGTCGAGTTGGCAATGGGTGTTCCTCATCCATGTGCCGCTTGCCGTTCTTGCCCTGGCCTTCATCGGCGCCGGTGTCACCGAATCGCGCGATCGCAACGCGCAGAAGCTTGACCGGGCCGGCATACTGACACTGTCGTTCGCGGTGTTCGGCTTCTCCTATCTGATCACGCAAGGGGCCGATCTGGGCGCTGGCGCGCGCACCGGCGTGGCAAGCGCGGCCGTGCTGGCCTTCGTCGCGTTCCTCGTAGCCGAGAAGATCAATCCCTATCCGATGTTCGATTTCTCCGTTTTCCGCATCCGCCAATTCTCGGGAGCGATCATGGGCGGCATCGGCATGAATTTCAGCTACTGGCCGTTCATCATCTATCTGCCGATCTATTTTTCGGGGGTCCTCGGTTACGACAGCACCACGACCGGGCTGTTGCTGCTCGTCTACACGCTACCCTTCATGCTGATGCCGTCGATCGCCGAGCGCCTTCGGGCACGCTATCAGGCGCGGGTGGCGATCCCGCTCGGCTTGTTGACATTGGGGGTCGGTTTCATCGCCATGTGGATAGGGTCCGGGCTCGAGGGCAACTGGCTGACCATGCTGCCCGGCACGCTGATCGCCGGCATCGGCATCGGCCTGACCAATTCGCCGACCACCAACACCACGACCGGCTCGGTGCCACCCGATCGTGCCGGCATGGCGTCCGGCATCGATATCAGTGCGCGGCTGATCACGCTTGCCATCAACATCGCGGTGCTGGGACTGCTGCTGACGCAGGGGATCGTTTCTTATCTGCGCAACGCATTCGGCACGGCTGTCGACCCGAACGAACTGCGCGCCCTGGCGGAGAAGATCGCAGCCGGCAATCTCGACGGCCTGGCGCAATACTCGCCCAAGCTTGCGACCCTCGACCCGACGGGCGCCATCGTTCATGCCGCCCTGGTCAACGGTTTTGGCTGGGTCATGCTCTATAGCGGGATCGGCGTTCTGGCTCTTGCCGTCATCAGCTTTGCTATCTTCGGTCCAAAACATGTCGCGCCGCAGCAGCGAAGCGGGCGTCCTGCGCAGGGTGCTGGCGAGGTGCGCTCCTAG
- a CDS encoding AAA family ATPase: protein MRFEGTAAYVADKDLMVAVNAAIALERPLLVKGEPGTGKTELARQVAAALGLELIEWHVKSTTRAQQGLYEYDAVSRLRDSQLGDTRFNDIKNYIKRGKLWEAFAAGKKVVLLIDEIDKADIEFPNDLLQELDRMEFFVYETGETIRAAVRPIVIITSNNEKELPDAFLRRCFFHYIRFPDVETLHRIVDVHYPGIKQNLVRAALTQFYEIRDVPGLKKKPSTSEALDWIRLLVADDIAPEDLRADPKNALPKLHGALLKNEQDVHLFERLAFMARRQG, encoded by the coding sequence ATGCGTTTCGAAGGCACTGCGGCCTACGTCGCCGACAAGGATCTGATGGTGGCGGTCAACGCGGCGATCGCGCTGGAACGGCCCTTGCTGGTCAAAGGTGAGCCCGGCACCGGCAAGACGGAGCTTGCCAGGCAAGTGGCGGCGGCACTCGGGCTGGAACTCATCGAATGGCACGTCAAATCGACGACGCGGGCGCAGCAAGGCCTCTACGAGTACGATGCAGTGTCGCGGCTGCGCGACAGCCAACTTGGCGATACCAGGTTCAACGATATCAAGAACTACATCAAGCGCGGCAAATTGTGGGAAGCCTTCGCCGCCGGCAAGAAAGTCGTCCTCCTAATCGACGAGATCGACAAGGCCGATATCGAATTTCCCAACGACCTCTTGCAGGAACTCGACCGGATGGAGTTCTTCGTCTACGAGACCGGCGAGACGATCCGCGCCGCGGTGAGGCCGATCGTCATCATCACCTCCAACAACGAGAAGGAGCTGCCGGACGCCTTCCTGCGTCGCTGCTTCTTCCACTACATCCGCTTTCCCGACGTCGAGACGCTGCACAGGATAGTCGATGTGCACTATCCCGGCATCAAGCAGAATCTGGTGCGGGCGGCGCTCACTCAGTTCTACGAAATCCGCGACGTGCCGGGGCTGAAGAAGAAGCCGTCGACCTCCGAGGCGCTTGACTGGATAAGGCTGCTGGTCGCCGACGACATCGCGCCCGAGGATCTGCGCGCCGACCCGAAGAACGCGCTGCCCAAGCTGCATGGCGCACTGCTGAAGAACGAGCAGGACGTGCATCTGTTCGAACGGCTGGCCTTCATGGCGAGACGGCAAGGGTGA
- a CDS encoding 5-formyltetrahydrofolate cyclo-ligase encodes MTSSKDLKKQLRKEALGRRDALDEFWRVEVALDMAETARDQLAIEPGQIVSGFWPMRSEVDVRPLMFALREKGARLCLPAILDKTTIVFRELVRGAPMIDMGFGTVGPHEEAEVLDPSVMLVPLAGFDARGHRIGYGAGYYDRAIAKLVDKGHAPRLIGIAFDCQEVTMVPNEDHDVIIPEILTESGLRRFEPEL; translated from the coding sequence ATGACATCCTCAAAAGACCTGAAAAAACAGCTGCGCAAGGAAGCACTTGGCCGCCGCGACGCGCTCGATGAATTCTGGCGGGTGGAAGTCGCGCTCGACATGGCCGAAACCGCGCGCGACCAGCTTGCCATCGAGCCAGGCCAAATCGTGTCCGGCTTCTGGCCAATGCGCTCGGAAGTCGATGTCCGGCCGCTGATGTTCGCCTTGCGCGAAAAGGGCGCACGGCTCTGCCTTCCGGCGATCCTCGACAAGACGACCATCGTCTTTCGCGAATTGGTACGCGGCGCGCCGATGATCGATATGGGATTTGGCACCGTCGGGCCGCATGAGGAAGCCGAAGTTCTTGACCCCTCCGTCATGCTGGTGCCGCTCGCCGGCTTCGACGCGCGCGGCCACCGCATCGGTTACGGCGCGGGCTATTATGACCGTGCGATCGCCAAGCTTGTCGACAAGGGGCATGCGCCCCGGCTGATCGGCATTGCTTTCGACTGCCAGGAAGTGACGATGGTTCCCAATGAGGACCATGACGTCATCATCCCGGAAATACTCACCGAGAGCGGGTTGCGCCGGTTCGAGCCAGAATTGTAG
- a CDS encoding YmdB family metallophosphoesterase: MRLLFLGDMVGKTGRTAVWEQLPGLISDFKLDFVIVNGENAAGGFGITEEIFRETIAAGADVVTTGNHVWDQRDALAFAPREERFLRPSNFPKGTPGRGSGVYIARSGARVLVANIMGRVFMHPELDDPFQAGERELAACPLGEQADAVVIDFHAEATSEKMCFAHFVDGRASLVVGTHTHQPTADHHILNGGTGYISDAGMCGDYDSSLGMDKEEPLNRFLSKVPKGRFEAATGPATLCGVGVDISDRTGLTEKIAPFRRGPRLEETAPSFWT, encoded by the coding sequence ATGAGGCTTCTCTTCCTCGGCGACATGGTCGGCAAGACAGGCCGCACGGCGGTGTGGGAGCAATTGCCGGGCCTGATCTCGGACTTCAAGCTCGATTTCGTCATCGTCAACGGCGAAAACGCGGCCGGCGGCTTCGGCATCACCGAGGAGATTTTTCGCGAGACCATCGCGGCCGGCGCCGATGTCGTCACCACCGGCAACCATGTCTGGGACCAGCGCGATGCGCTCGCCTTCGCGCCGCGCGAAGAGCGCTTCCTGCGCCCCTCCAATTTTCCCAAGGGCACGCCCGGGCGCGGCTCGGGCGTCTACATCGCCAGGAGCGGCGCGCGCGTGCTGGTCGCCAACATCATGGGCCGGGTGTTCATGCATCCCGAGCTCGACGATCCCTTCCAGGCTGGCGAGCGCGAGCTTGCCGCCTGTCCGCTCGGCGAGCAGGCGGATGCCGTGGTCATCGACTTCCACGCCGAGGCGACCTCCGAAAAAATGTGCTTCGCGCATTTCGTCGACGGTCGCGCCAGCCTCGTGGTCGGCACTCACACCCACCAGCCGACCGCCGATCACCATATCCTCAATGGCGGCACCGGCTACATTTCCGACGCGGGCATGTGCGGCGATTATGATTCGTCGCTCGGCATGGACAAGGAGGAGCCGCTCAACCGGTTCCTGTCGAAAGTGCCGAAGGGGCGTTTCGAGGCGGCGACCGGACCCGCGACCTTGTGCGGCGTCGGCGTTGATATTTCCGACCGCACGGGGCTGACCGAGAAGATCGCGCCGTTTCGCCGCGGGCCGCGGCTCGAGGAAACGGCGCCGTCCTTCTGGACGTGA
- a CDS encoding TerC family protein — translation MQLIEFLAPHFAFVFDPTAWVALLTLVVLEIVLGIDNLIFISILTNKLPEAQRARARRLGISAALVMRLVLLATISIIVQLTAPVFTALGHGFSWRDLILIAGGLFLVWKATKEIHHTVDPDDHQDTMLGETVQMSLAGAIFQILLLDLVFSIDSIITAVGMTDEIAIMYIAVIVAVTVMMLAATPLANFIARNPSIVMLALGFLLMIGMTLIADGMGYHVPKGYIYAAMGFSALVEGLNMLARNRKKAKSGGGH, via the coding sequence ATGCAGCTTATCGAGTTCCTGGCGCCGCACTTCGCCTTCGTGTTCGATCCCACCGCCTGGGTCGCGCTGTTGACCCTGGTGGTGCTCGAGATCGTGCTCGGCATCGACAACCTGATCTTTATCTCGATCCTGACCAACAAGCTGCCGGAAGCACAGCGAGCCCGCGCCCGCCGGCTCGGCATCTCGGCGGCGCTCGTCATGCGGCTGGTGCTGCTCGCCACCATCTCGATCATCGTCCAACTGACGGCGCCGGTCTTCACCGCCCTTGGCCACGGCTTTTCCTGGCGCGACCTGATCCTGATCGCCGGTGGCCTGTTCCTGGTGTGGAAGGCGACCAAGGAGATCCATCACACGGTCGACCCCGACGACCACCAGGACACGATGCTGGGCGAGACCGTGCAGATGAGCCTTGCCGGCGCCATCTTCCAGATACTGCTTCTCGACCTTGTCTTCTCCATCGATTCCATCATTACCGCCGTCGGCATGACCGACGAGATCGCCATCATGTACATCGCCGTCATCGTGGCGGTTACGGTGATGATGCTGGCGGCTACGCCGTTGGCGAACTTCATAGCCAGGAACCCGAGCATCGTCATGCTGGCGCTGGGCTTCCTGTTGATGATCGGCATGACGCTGATCGCCGACGGCATGGGCTACCATGTGCCCAAGGGTTATATCTACGCGGCTATGGGTTTTTCGGCGCTCGTCGAAGGCCTCAACATGCTGGCGCGGAACCGCAAGAAGGCGAAGTCCGGCGGCGGGCATTGA
- a CDS encoding BrnT family toxin, producing the protein MRFEWDAERARRKLAKLGIGFDLAQKVFDDPLYLIVPDRFEDGEQRWHAIGTIDAVVVMLVVHTYPDREDEGRVRIVGARKATAHERRRYEQEGP; encoded by the coding sequence TTGCGGTTCGAATGGGATGCTGAAAGAGCCAGGCGCAAACTTGCCAAGCTCGGCATCGGATTCGATCTCGCGCAGAAGGTGTTCGATGATCCGCTTTATCTCATCGTGCCCGACCGGTTTGAAGATGGTGAGCAGCGTTGGCACGCTATCGGGACGATCGATGCCGTAGTGGTCATGCTGGTTGTCCACACATATCCTGATCGCGAAGATGAAGGACGAGTTAGGATTGTTGGTGCCCGGAAAGCGACAGCGCATGAAAGGAGGCGCTATGAGCAAGAAGGACCTTAG
- a CDS encoding BrnA antitoxin family protein, whose product MSKKDLSQDQRNQLAKLAGLPDSEINTSDIPEVPAENWIHARRGHLYRPLKQPVTIRLDTDVLSWFKEHVGGGGYQTEINRVLRHHVIEQEKRKT is encoded by the coding sequence ATGAGCAAGAAGGACCTTAGTCAGGATCAGCGCAACCAGCTCGCCAAGCTGGCTGGTTTGCCTGACAGCGAAATTAATACTTCCGACATCCCAGAAGTTCCGGCGGAGAATTGGATTCATGCTCGTCGTGGACATCTTTACAGACCACTCAAGCAGCCAGTGACAATCAGACTCGATACTGACGTGCTATCGTGGTTCAAGGAGCATGTCGGGGGTGGTGGTTACCAGACCGAAATCAATCGTGTGCTCCGCCATCACGTGATCGAGCAGGAAAAGCGTAAAACCTGA
- a CDS encoding SRPBCC family protein gives MEIRETPTAEAAMLIRRPVSDVFEAIVDPEITTKFWFTHSSGRLDGGKPVQWEWRMYGVSTTVVASEIVVNEKIVMQWSDPPTTVIWTFTEMPGDATFLEVHNFGFAGNGDEQAKQAVDSTGGFTLVLAGAKAWLEQGLTLGLIGDRHSKGAPGS, from the coding sequence ATGGAAATCCGCGAGACACCGACGGCCGAAGCCGCCATGCTGATCCGGCGGCCGGTCTCCGACGTTTTCGAGGCCATCGTCGACCCGGAGATCACCACGAAATTCTGGTTCACCCATTCCAGCGGCAGGCTGGACGGCGGCAAGCCGGTTCAATGGGAGTGGCGCATGTATGGCGTCTCGACGACGGTGGTCGCCAGCGAGATCGTCGTCAACGAAAAGATCGTCATGCAATGGAGCGATCCGCCGACCACGGTGATCTGGACCTTCACCGAAATGCCAGGTGACGCGACCTTCCTGGAGGTCCACAATTTCGGCTTTGCCGGCAATGGCGACGAACAGGCGAAACAGGCGGTCGATTCAACCGGCGGCTTCACGCTCGTTCTGGCCGGCGCCAAGGCCTGGCTCGAACAAGGCCTGACACTAGGCCTGATCGGCGACCGTCACTCGAAGGGCGCACCGGGGAGTTGA
- a CDS encoding VOC family protein, with product MFEGKAEEAMAFYCETIPESRVLDLTRYGAGEDGLEGAVKLARASIGGTEVMIFNSPVHHAFTFTPSVSLFVDCSTEEELERIVEALSKNGTFLMPTGNYGFSRRFAWLNDRFGVSWQINLP from the coding sequence ATGTTCGAAGGCAAGGCCGAGGAGGCCATGGCCTTCTATTGCGAAACCATCCCGGAGAGCCGTGTCCTCGACCTCACGCGCTACGGTGCAGGCGAGGACGGACTCGAAGGGGCAGTCAAGCTGGCCCGCGCATCCATCGGCGGCACGGAGGTCATGATCTTCAACAGCCCTGTGCACCACGCCTTCACCTTCACGCCGTCGGTCTCGCTCTTCGTCGACTGTTCCACCGAAGAAGAGCTGGAACGCATCGTCGAGGCCCTGTCCAAAAACGGCACGTTTCTGATGCCGACCGGCAATTACGGCTTCAGCCGCCGTTTCGCCTGGCTGAACGACAGGTTCGGCGTTTCCTGGCAGATCAATCTGCCGTAG
- a CDS encoding SRPBCC domain-containing protein, protein MSLGFRVSGRIGKPVADVFDAVVNPKKLSSYFTTIGGASAPLVPGANVVWWGKVPVEVDEIVRDSRIVLRWDATDEEGKPAYKTRIEMNFEPLDDGGTFVTIAEAGWHEDAVGLKKSYLNCEGWSQMLACMKAYVEHGINLREGYYRSEMKGEPANETNI, encoded by the coding sequence ATGTCTCTTGGTTTCAGGGTTTCAGGACGCATCGGCAAACCGGTCGCCGACGTCTTCGACGCGGTCGTCAATCCGAAGAAGCTCAGCTCCTATTTCACCACCATCGGCGGTGCCAGCGCGCCCTTGGTGCCGGGCGCCAATGTCGTGTGGTGGGGCAAGGTGCCGGTCGAAGTAGACGAAATCGTCAGGGACAGCCGCATCGTGCTGCGCTGGGATGCCACCGACGAAGAGGGAAAGCCGGCCTACAAGACCCGCATCGAGATGAATTTCGAGCCGCTCGACGACGGCGGCACCTTCGTCACCATCGCCGAGGCCGGCTGGCACGAGGACGCGGTCGGCCTGAAGAAGTCCTATCTCAATTGCGAGGGCTGGTCGCAGATGCTGGCCTGCATGAAGGCCTATGTCGAACACGGCATCAATTTGCGCGAAGGCTACTACCGCAGCGAGATGAAGGGCGAGCCTGCCAACGAGACCAACATTTGA
- a CDS encoding ArsR/SmtB family transcription factor, which translates to MSSRSQDDNVFKALAHPRRREMLDLLKDAPKTTGMLCEAFSDIDRCTVMLHLKVLEEADLIVARREGRERWNNLNALPIKQIHDRWISQYAGHALSIIDRLKSDLEG; encoded by the coding sequence ATGTCAAGCCGATCGCAAGACGACAATGTTTTCAAGGCGCTGGCGCATCCGCGCCGGCGCGAGATGCTGGATCTGCTGAAGGACGCGCCAAAGACGACCGGCATGCTGTGCGAGGCGTTTTCCGACATCGACCGCTGCACCGTCATGCTGCATCTCAAAGTGCTGGAAGAGGCCGATCTCATCGTGGCGCGGCGCGAGGGGCGCGAGCGCTGGAACAATCTCAATGCGCTGCCGATCAAGCAGATACACGACCGCTGGATCAGCCAGTACGCCGGCCATGCGCTTAGTATCATCGACCGGCTGAAGTCGGATCTGGAGGGGTGA
- a CDS encoding YebC/PmpR family DNA-binding transcriptional regulator has protein sequence MAGHSQFKNIMHRKGRQDAVRSKMFSKLAREITVAAKSGTPDPSMNPRLRLAVQNAKAVSMPKDNIQRAINKASMGDAENYEAVRYEGYGPGGVAVIVEALTDNRNRSASNVRAAFTKAGGAMGETGSVSFMWDRVGEIYYPASAGSADKVMDAAIEAGADDVESDEEGHTIYCAFENLGEVSKALEASLGEAESVKPIWKPQNNIPVDEERAQSLMKLVATLEDDDDVQSVYANFEVDEETMAKLSAA, from the coding sequence ATGGCTGGCCATTCACAGTTCAAGAACATCATGCACCGCAAGGGCCGTCAGGACGCGGTGCGGTCGAAAATGTTTTCCAAGCTGGCGCGCGAAATCACCGTCGCGGCCAAGAGCGGGACCCCCGATCCGTCGATGAATCCGCGCCTGCGCCTTGCCGTGCAGAACGCCAAGGCGGTGTCGATGCCGAAGGACAACATCCAGCGCGCCATCAACAAGGCGTCGATGGGCGACGCCGAAAATTACGAAGCCGTGCGTTACGAGGGCTACGGTCCCGGCGGCGTCGCCGTAATCGTCGAGGCGCTGACCGACAATCGCAACCGCTCGGCTTCGAATGTGCGCGCCGCCTTCACCAAGGCCGGTGGGGCGATGGGCGAAACCGGCTCGGTGTCGTTCATGTGGGATCGGGTCGGCGAGATCTATTATCCAGCATCGGCCGGCAGCGCCGACAAGGTCATGGACGCGGCAATCGAAGCCGGCGCCGATGACGTGGAGTCGGATGAGGAAGGCCACACCATCTATTGCGCCTTCGAAAACCTCGGCGAGGTGTCGAAGGCACTCGAAGCCTCTCTCGGCGAGGCGGAATCGGTGAAGCCGATCTGGAAACCGCAGAACAATATTCCGGTCGATGAAGAACGCGCCCAGTCGCTGATGAAGCTGGTCGCCACGCTCGAGGACGACGATGACGTTCAAAGCGTCTACGCCAATTTCGAGGTCGACGAGGAGACCATGGCCAAGCTCAGCGCTGCGTGA
- a CDS encoding SelT/SelW/SelH family protein, translating into MIEKPLPTIRITYCTQCQWLLRAGWMAQELLSTFGTDLGEVTLVPGTGGVFTISCNEVLVWDRKRDGGFPDAAKLKQLVRDVIDPDRDLGHSDRKAKS; encoded by the coding sequence ATGATCGAAAAACCGCTGCCCACCATCCGCATCACCTATTGCACGCAGTGCCAGTGGCTGCTGCGTGCCGGCTGGATGGCGCAGGAACTGCTATCGACATTCGGCACCGATCTGGGCGAGGTGACGCTGGTGCCCGGCACCGGCGGCGTCTTCACCATATCGTGCAACGAGGTGCTGGTCTGGGACCGCAAGCGCGACGGCGGCTTTCCGGATGCGGCAAAACTCAAGCAACTGGTGCGCGACGTCATCGACCCGGACCGCGATCTCGGTCATTCCGACCGCAAGGCGAAGAGCTGA
- a CDS encoding DUF1772 domain-containing protein — translation MIAKLLPSLIFIAAIGSGVVGGVFFAFSNFVMPAMARLPPSGGIAAMNSINITVITPMFMTALFGTGLICLVLIAGAIIGWQQPGSFWLLAGAVIYLVGNPIVTMVFNVPLNDALAAVDPASSNGAAVWTTYLRDWVMWNHVRAITAIAALASFWFAAR, via the coding sequence ATGATCGCGAAACTACTTCCCAGCCTCATCTTCATCGCCGCTATCGGCTCGGGCGTTGTTGGCGGCGTGTTCTTCGCTTTTTCCAACTTCGTCATGCCGGCAATGGCTCGCCTGCCTCCGTCGGGCGGCATCGCCGCCATGAACTCGATCAACATCACCGTCATCACGCCGATGTTCATGACCGCCTTGTTCGGCACCGGCCTGATCTGCCTTGTCTTGATCGCCGGCGCCATCATCGGCTGGCAGCAGCCAGGCTCCTTCTGGCTGCTGGCCGGCGCAGTCATCTATCTCGTCGGCAACCCGATCGTGACGATGGTTTTCAACGTGCCGCTCAACGACGCGCTGGCCGCCGTCGATCCGGCGAGCAGCAACGGCGCTGCTGTATGGACCACCTATCTCAGGGACTGGGTGATGTGGAACCACGTGCGCGCCATCACCGCCATCGCCGCGCTGGCATCCTTCTGGTTCGCCGCGCGTTGA
- a CDS encoding TetR/AcrR family transcriptional regulator: MEKTATSPPEQVATPRRAPSQQRSRERVERMLAAASALIAEQGSDAMRMGEVAERAGVSIGSLYQFFPDKRAIVWALAERYTAESQACISATLKDVGDAEGLRRAFSELVDIYYHLFLAEPVMRDIWSGTQADKALRELELADSRANAEFLTATLKRLRPDADAVALETTAFLVWQMGEAAMRLAISVERKEGDRLVAAYKRMALRELLAE, from the coding sequence ATGGAAAAAACCGCCACGTCCCCACCGGAACAGGTCGCCACGCCACGCCGCGCGCCGAGCCAGCAGCGCAGCCGTGAACGGGTCGAGCGCATGCTCGCCGCCGCCTCGGCGCTGATTGCGGAGCAAGGCAGCGATGCCATGCGCATGGGCGAGGTGGCGGAGCGGGCTGGGGTGTCGATCGGCTCGCTCTACCAGTTCTTCCCCGACAAGCGGGCGATCGTCTGGGCGCTGGCCGAGCGCTACACCGCCGAAAGCCAGGCCTGCATTTCAGCCACGCTCAAGGACGTCGGCGACGCCGAGGGCCTTCGGCGGGCGTTCTCGGAATTGGTGGACATTTATTACCACCTGTTCCTGGCGGAGCCGGTGATGCGCGATATCTGGTCGGGCACGCAGGCCGACAAAGCGCTGCGCGAACTGGAACTCGCCGACAGCCGTGCGAACGCCGAATTTCTCACTGCGACGCTCAAACGCCTGCGGCCCGATGCCGATGCCGTCGCGCTGGAGACGACGGCGTTTCTCGTTTGGCAGATGGGCGAGGCCGCCATGCGGCTGGCGATCTCGGTCGAGCGGAAGGAGGGCGACAGGCTGGTCGCCGCCTACAAGCGCATGGCGCTCAGGGAATTGCTTGCGGAATAG
- the rpmE gene encoding 50S ribosomal protein L31, which translates to MKTDIHPDYHTIKVVMTDGTEYMTRSTWGKEGDTMNLDIDPTTHPAWTGGQQTLLDRGGRLSKFKKRFEGFGL; encoded by the coding sequence ATGAAGACCGATATCCATCCCGACTACCACACCATCAAGGTCGTCATGACCGACGGCACCGAGTACATGACCCGTTCGACCTGGGGCAAGGAAGGCGATACGATGAACCTCGACATCGACCCGACCACGCACCCGGCCTGGACCGGCGGCCAGCAGACCCTGCTCGACCGCGGCGGCCGCCTGTCGAAGTTCAAGAAGCGCTTCGAAGGTTTCGGCCTCTAG